Proteins from a single region of Hymenobacter aquaticus:
- a CDS encoding DUF4139 domain-containing protein, which translates to MYSIPLFRMRYRYWLLLLLFSVIYRRGAAQTAPVPVRPALTTVTVYLNGTALEHQARVPLAAGLNRLALLGVSPKINPETLEIELGDGAEVLSLGPDDAPAGPVALNTSAVDSLTRATEELRRTEAELQGLDQEKAFLLANRTVAAGPQASWSAEVQRGATLLRTRLVAIQLETNRLQTQQARLLAQTTALQPRAAATGADNRLVLLVRAERALTVPLTLRYYVASRAPWQPRLDIRADASGQQLQFVPHGVLRNQSGLAWERVRVVLMRHNLGEDVSRPVLEPWALDFDGGDHIGEGRIDQFVVKGTAKGKPVEVPQSTRYEVPEAVTLASGGRRELALPPVRLAARPEYLAIPRLSEQVFLQAKVTGWEGLQLPEEASVYHQGSYVGTTELNERAYNDSLEVALGHDAQLVVGRAKLEDFSGNVPLSDKRRVRLTYELNVRNNHAAAVRIRILDQVPISEEKEIEVKVLNTGGARLDERTGKLTWVLTLPPGASQRLQFGFQVDYPQNRPVEIIKHQTRISSPKFR; encoded by the coding sequence ATGTATTCTATCCCGCTGTTCCGTATGCGCTACCGCTACTGGCTGCTGCTCCTGCTTTTCTCTGTAATTTATCGGCGCGGCGCGGCCCAAACGGCTCCCGTGCCGGTGCGGCCGGCCCTGACTACCGTAACGGTGTATCTGAACGGCACGGCGCTGGAGCACCAGGCGCGGGTGCCGTTGGCCGCGGGCCTCAACCGGCTGGCCCTGCTGGGGGTATCACCCAAAATAAACCCCGAAACGCTGGAAATAGAGCTCGGGGACGGGGCCGAAGTGCTAAGCCTGGGCCCCGACGATGCCCCCGCTGGCCCGGTAGCACTGAATACGTCGGCCGTGGATAGCCTGACGCGCGCCACCGAGGAGCTGCGGCGCACCGAGGCCGAGCTCCAGGGCCTGGACCAGGAAAAGGCTTTTCTGCTGGCCAACCGGACCGTGGCGGCGGGCCCCCAGGCCAGCTGGAGCGCCGAGGTGCAGCGCGGGGCCACGCTGCTGCGTACTCGCCTGGTGGCAATTCAGCTGGAAACCAACCGCCTGCAAACCCAGCAGGCCCGCCTGCTGGCCCAGACCACCGCCCTGCAGCCCCGCGCGGCCGCCACCGGGGCCGACAACCGGCTGGTGCTGCTGGTGCGGGCCGAGCGGGCCCTGACCGTGCCCCTGACGCTGCGCTACTACGTCGCCAGCCGGGCCCCGTGGCAGCCCAGGCTCGATATCCGCGCCGATGCCAGCGGGCAGCAGCTGCAGTTCGTTCCGCACGGGGTGCTGCGCAATCAGTCGGGGCTGGCCTGGGAACGGGTGCGCGTGGTGCTGATGCGCCACAACCTGGGCGAAGACGTGTCGCGGCCCGTGCTGGAGCCCTGGGCGCTGGATTTCGACGGCGGCGACCATATCGGCGAGGGCCGCATCGACCAGTTCGTGGTGAAGGGCACGGCCAAGGGCAAGCCCGTGGAAGTACCCCAGAGCACCCGCTACGAAGTGCCCGAAGCCGTAACGCTGGCTTCCGGCGGGCGGCGGGAGCTGGCGCTGCCGCCCGTGCGCCTGGCGGCCCGCCCCGAATACCTGGCCATTCCGCGGCTGTCGGAACAAGTGTTTTTGCAGGCCAAGGTCACCGGTTGGGAAGGCCTGCAACTGCCCGAGGAGGCCAGCGTGTACCACCAGGGCTCCTACGTGGGCACTACCGAGCTGAACGAGCGAGCCTACAACGACTCGCTGGAAGTAGCCCTGGGCCACGATGCGCAGCTGGTGGTAGGCCGGGCCAAGCTGGAAGACTTCAGCGGCAACGTTCCCCTGAGCGACAAGCGCCGGGTGCGCCTTACCTACGAGCTGAACGTGCGCAACAATCATGCTGCGGCCGTGCGCATCCGCATTCTGGATCAGGTACCCATTTCGGAGGAAAAGGAAATCGAGGTGAAGGTGCTCAACACCGGCGGGGCCCGGCTGGACGAGCGCACCGGCAAGCTCACCTGGGTCCTGACCCTGCCCCCCGGGGCCAGCCAGCGGCTACAGTTCGGCTTTCAGGTAGACTACCCCCAAAACCGGCCGGTAGAGATTATCAAGCACCAAACCCGGATTTCCTCGCCCAAATTTCGGTAG
- a CDS encoding spheroidene monooxygenase codes for MPHTTLTIFTLRPGTTRWGLARMGTAPRQLQRVPGLRFFKMLGSGFDFGLKPNFRRYALMAVWETAADADAFRASHPLWQAYQQHSTEQWTMSLAPLKAHGRWDGRNPFDYQTAEPAAAPDGPVAVLTRASIKLWKAPQFWRAVPATSAAFARAEGVRAAIGLGEIPIVRQATFSVWESAGAMQQYAYRGAAHKGVIQRTRQEQWYGEELFARFRVLSSEGTLDGRNPLEGLL; via the coding sequence TTGCCACACACGACCCTCACCATTTTCACCCTGCGGCCCGGCACTACGCGCTGGGGGCTGGCCCGCATGGGCACCGCGCCCCGGCAGCTGCAACGGGTGCCAGGCCTGCGCTTTTTCAAGATGCTGGGCAGCGGCTTTGATTTTGGCCTCAAGCCCAACTTCCGCCGCTACGCCCTGATGGCCGTCTGGGAAACCGCGGCCGACGCCGATGCCTTCCGGGCTTCCCACCCGCTGTGGCAAGCATATCAGCAGCACAGCACCGAGCAGTGGACCATGAGCCTGGCCCCGCTGAAAGCCCACGGCCGCTGGGACGGCCGCAACCCCTTCGACTACCAGACCGCCGAACCGGCCGCCGCGCCCGACGGCCCGGTGGCCGTGCTGACCCGCGCCTCTATCAAGCTCTGGAAGGCCCCGCAGTTCTGGCGCGCCGTGCCCGCCACCAGCGCCGCCTTTGCCCGGGCCGAGGGCGTGCGGGCGGCCATTGGGCTGGGCGAAATTCCCATCGTGCGCCAGGCTACGTTCAGCGTGTGGGAGTCGGCCGGGGCCATGCAGCAGTACGCCTACCGGGGGGCGGCGCACAAGGGCGTCATTCAGCGCACCCGCCAGGAGCAGTGGTACGGCGAGGAGCTGTTTGCCCGTTTCCGCGTGCTTTCTTCCGAAGGCACCCTCGACGGCCGCAACCCGCTGGAAGGGCTGCTGTAG
- the leuS gene encoding leucine--tRNA ligase — MPGYSPQEIEKKWQAHWKANSTFKADNHSAKPKYYVLDMFPYPSGAGLHVGHPLGYIASDIVSRYKRLRGFNVLHPMGFDSFGLPAEQYAIQTGQHPALTTEQNIDTYIRQLSSLGFSYDWSREVRTSDPAYYKWTQWIFLKLFNSWYNLDTNRAEPLKTLLDKFQQNGSEGIRAAGDEEERHSFTAGQWQTFTEKQKLQAVHPYRLAYQQDTYVNWCPGLGTVLSNDEVKDGLSERGGFPVERRLMPQWNLRITAYADRLLQGLDTLDWPDAVKEMQRNWIGKSIGAEVTFQVQGHEQAQIKVYTTRVDTIYGATFLVLAPEHELVKELTTPEQQAEIQEYIDATKRRSERDRMADTKTVSGAFTGSYALNPFSNEPIQIWIADYVLAGYGTGAVMAVPSGDQRDYVFAKHFGLPIVQVVNQQQIAEQADPTKEGTYLHGLIQGQDYQQATQTLIQQLEERGIGKGKTNFRIRDAIFGRQRYWGEPIPIYYKDGVAYGVAEADLPLVLPEIDEYKPTETGEPPLGRAKDWKYQGLYEYELSTMPGWAGSSWYYLRYMDPHNADRFVGQEAEKYWQNVDLYLGGAEHATGHLLYSRFWHLFLKDLGLVTANEPFQKLINQGMILGRSNFVYRINGTNTFVTLGKKDQHETTALHVDVSIVNNDVLDTEAFKKWRPDYADAEFILEDDGRYVSGWEVEKMSKAKFNVVNPDVLVNQYGADALRLYEMFLGPLEQYKPWNTNGMSGVAGFLKKFWRLYHPQDGSFAVTEDAAAPAELKALHKAIKKVEEDIEKFSFNTTVSALMITVNELTALDCHKRSILEPLVVLISPYAPHLAEELWVTLGHEAGSISSAAYPEFREEYLVEDTVNYPVAINGKVRETQQFAAAATPAEIEATVRESGFLTRFAEGKEPKKFIVVPGRMVNVVV, encoded by the coding sequence ATGCCCGGCTATAGTCCCCAGGAAATTGAGAAGAAGTGGCAAGCCCACTGGAAAGCCAATAGCACTTTCAAGGCCGATAACCACTCGGCCAAGCCCAAGTACTACGTCCTCGACATGTTCCCCTACCCCTCGGGGGCGGGCCTGCACGTGGGGCACCCGCTGGGCTACATTGCCTCCGACATCGTGTCGCGCTACAAGCGCCTGCGCGGCTTCAACGTGCTGCACCCCATGGGCTTCGACTCGTTTGGCCTGCCCGCCGAGCAGTATGCCATCCAGACCGGCCAGCACCCGGCCCTGACCACCGAGCAGAACATCGACACCTACATCCGTCAGCTCAGCTCCCTGGGCTTCAGCTACGATTGGAGCCGCGAGGTGCGCACCTCCGACCCAGCCTACTACAAGTGGACGCAGTGGATTTTCCTGAAGCTGTTCAACAGCTGGTACAACCTGGACACCAACCGGGCCGAGCCGCTGAAAACCCTGCTCGACAAGTTTCAGCAGAACGGCAGTGAGGGAATCCGGGCGGCCGGCGACGAGGAAGAGCGCCACAGCTTCACCGCCGGCCAGTGGCAGACCTTCACCGAAAAGCAGAAACTCCAGGCCGTGCACCCCTACCGCCTGGCCTACCAGCAGGATACTTACGTGAACTGGTGCCCCGGCCTGGGCACGGTGCTCAGCAACGACGAGGTGAAGGACGGCCTCTCCGAGCGGGGCGGCTTCCCCGTGGAGCGCCGCCTGATGCCCCAGTGGAACCTGCGCATCACGGCCTACGCCGACCGCCTGCTCCAGGGCCTCGACACGCTCGACTGGCCCGACGCGGTGAAAGAAATGCAGCGCAACTGGATTGGCAAAAGCATCGGGGCGGAAGTCACGTTCCAGGTGCAAGGCCACGAGCAGGCGCAGATCAAGGTGTATACCACCCGCGTCGACACCATTTACGGCGCCACGTTCCTGGTGCTGGCGCCCGAGCACGAGCTGGTGAAAGAGCTGACTACCCCGGAGCAGCAGGCCGAAATCCAGGAGTACATCGACGCCACCAAGCGCCGCTCGGAGCGCGACCGGATGGCCGACACCAAAACCGTGTCGGGGGCCTTCACCGGCTCCTACGCCCTGAACCCGTTCAGCAACGAGCCCATCCAGATCTGGATTGCCGACTACGTGCTGGCCGGCTACGGCACCGGCGCCGTGATGGCCGTGCCCTCGGGCGACCAGCGCGACTACGTGTTTGCCAAGCACTTCGGCCTGCCCATCGTGCAGGTCGTGAATCAGCAGCAGATTGCGGAGCAAGCCGACCCGACCAAGGAAGGCACCTACCTGCACGGCCTCATTCAGGGCCAGGACTACCAGCAGGCCACCCAAACGCTGATTCAGCAGCTCGAGGAGCGCGGCATCGGCAAGGGCAAAACCAACTTCCGCATCCGCGACGCCATCTTCGGCCGGCAGCGCTACTGGGGCGAGCCAATTCCGATTTACTACAAAGACGGCGTAGCCTACGGCGTGGCCGAGGCCGATCTGCCCCTGGTGCTGCCCGAAATCGACGAGTATAAGCCCACCGAAACCGGCGAACCGCCCCTGGGCCGCGCCAAAGACTGGAAGTACCAGGGCCTCTACGAGTACGAGCTGAGCACCATGCCCGGCTGGGCCGGCTCCAGCTGGTACTACCTGCGCTACATGGACCCGCACAACGCCGACCGTTTCGTGGGCCAGGAAGCCGAGAAGTACTGGCAGAACGTGGACCTGTACCTCGGTGGCGCAGAGCACGCTACGGGCCACTTGCTCTACTCCCGCTTCTGGCATTTGTTCCTGAAAGACCTGGGCCTGGTAACGGCCAACGAGCCCTTCCAGAAGCTCATCAACCAGGGCATGATTCTGGGCCGCTCGAACTTCGTGTACCGCATCAACGGCACCAACACGTTCGTCACGCTCGGCAAGAAAGACCAGCACGAAACCACCGCCCTGCACGTGGATGTCAGCATTGTTAACAATGACGTGCTGGACACTGAGGCTTTCAAAAAGTGGCGGCCGGATTATGCTGATGCAGAGTTCATCCTCGAAGACGACGGCCGCTACGTCAGCGGCTGGGAAGTCGAAAAAATGTCGAAGGCGAAGTTCAACGTCGTGAATCCGGACGTGCTGGTCAATCAGTACGGAGCCGACGCGCTACGCCTCTACGAAATGTTCCTGGGGCCGCTGGAGCAGTACAAGCCCTGGAATACCAACGGCATGAGCGGCGTGGCGGGCTTCCTGAAGAAGTTCTGGCGCCTTTACCACCCCCAGGACGGCAGCTTCGCCGTGACGGAGGACGCGGCAGCTCCCGCCGAGCTGAAGGCCCTGCACAAGGCCATCAAAAAGGTGGAGGAAGACATCGAGAAGTTCTCGTTTAACACCACCGTCAGCGCCCTGATGATTACGGTCAACGAGCTGACGGCCCTCGACTGCCACAAGCGCAGCATCCTGGAGCCCTTGGTAGTGCTCATCTCGCCCTACGCCCCTCACCTGGCCGAGGAGCTGTGGGTGACCCTGGGCCACGAGGCCGGCAGCATCAGCTCGGCCGCTTACCCCGAGTTCCGGGAGGAGTACCTGGTGGAAGACACCGTGAACTACCCCGTGGCCATCAACGGCAAGGTGCGCGAAACCCAGCAGTTTGCCGCCGCCGCCACCCCCGCCGAAATCGAGGCTACAGTGCGCGAGTCGGGGTTCCTGACGCGGTTTGCCGAGGGCAAGGAGCCCAAGAAGTTTATCGTCGTGCCCGGCCGCATGGTGAACGTGGTGGTGTAA